TCAAGGACCTAGTTTGCTAGTGAAGCGACAATCCAATAGCGTAGGACTAGTCGGCGGTAAGATCTATGTGATCGGAGGCCACAGAGAAGACAAGATTCCAGCGCAAGTATTTGACTTAAAGACGCAAACTTTGGAAGCAGCGCCGATTCCTGAGGCAGATGGGAGATTTGTATGGAGCTGTGCGGCAAGTTTTTCACTAGACAGGAAGGTTTGTGCTTTAATCTCTGGTCGAGGCATGACTTGTTACGATCCTAGAGATGGTTCTTGTGAGACACCTGAGTTGCCTAAAGATAGATGGTGCAAGGGAGGAGTGTGTGTTATAGACAATGTGCTCTTCGTTTACTTCTTTAGATTCGGGTTAATGTGGTATGACTCTCAACTGATGCTATGGAGAGTGGTTTATGGTTTGGATATTGGCAAAGCTGGATGCGTTGCAATGGCTGAATACTATGGGAAGTTGGCTTTTCTATGGGTCAATCGAAGTCTTCTTTGTCCTAAAAGCAAAGAGATTTGGTGTAGAATGATTGGTTTTGATAGAAATGAATCAGGAATTCATGGGACTGCAGAACCGTCTCAACTTCTCCGGATTGTTCCTCGCGACTATAACATGAGTCATTGTCTGTCTCTTGGTTAAACACGAGATCCCTTGTTCACGATAGATGATGATGTTTAGTAAATGATGATGTTTTAGTGCTTTCTATGAGCTTTTTAGTCATTATGTTTAATATCAGTAcaatgtgttttcaaggttaTGAATGTGTTTAGTACTTTCAACTCTCGATTTAGTCATTTGTTGTTGCGGTTTGAGCATCTTGCTCTGTTCCACCTAATCGATTTTGCAGTATTCTCCTAGCAAGTTTGTGTGATTGTCAAATATTACTAATTAATAGCAAGTTATGATGAATTTCTTGGTCCTGCAGATCTAAGAGTTGACAAGCTTACACCCCTTTGATTTATCCAGGTGCTTGCATCATGTTAAGAATCATGGTTCTCATAGATTGTTACCTTAGGGTCAAGAACTAAGAAAGGAGATAGGAGCATTAGCATATTTTATAAAGAGTGCAGCTCAAAAACACAACAGGTAAACGAACCATCGAGTTAATGCTTTGACTTTGAGTTACAATTTGTAAAATACTTGTGATGAtgaattatgatgatgattttgcagAAAAATGTGAAATCTATAATTTGTCTTCAAAgactaagaaacaaaagatttgttAGTAGAGAGATTTGTTAATGTTACGAATATTTCTATTTTGCTATTTAGgataatttctattttcttatttccttttctcATAGGGTTTTAATTTACGGTTTATAGAGATGAAGTCTACTAGGTTGTAAAGACTCATCCAAGCTAGAGAAGTGCTTTGGAGGTTTCGATCGGGTTAGGCCGAGGGAAGAGAGAACTTAGTTCTCTTTGAGAGTTTTACTCTTGTTACGTTATAATAAAGGGTTTTGGTTTGGAAACTGGTTCTATCTCTAATAATAAGCTATAAGTTgaagacaaaatatataaaccggttatggtttttttggctatatataaacagaaacaaaaatagaatcgaATCTCAACTTCTCAAGTTTCCGTTTTTAATCTCTCTGTAGTCTTCTCTTTCAAACTAAACTCCCATGACTAACCTCGCCGTTTCTAACGGCGACAAACCACCGCAAAAAAACCAACCAACCACCGTCGTCTTCATTGTCATCGCCGTCATCGTTTACGTCACTGCCACGCGACATGGTTTTAAACGTCTTAGCCCGCGTACCAAAACGGTTATACCCAATCCTCTGTTGCGTCTCCAAGAACTTGCGTAGTTTTGTTCGGTCGCCTGAAATTCAAGAGACTCGATCTTTACTCGGAAAGGATTCTCTTTACATCTGCGTCGTGG
The Camelina sativa cultivar DH55 chromosome 6, Cs, whole genome shotgun sequence genome window above contains:
- the LOC104793418 gene encoding F-box/kelch-repeat protein At2g44630-like, with amino-acid sequence MSNLAVSNGGEPPRKTNQPPPASFSSLPIDIVLNVLARVPRRYYPILRCVCKSLRSLLRSPEIHKTRSFLGKDSLYICFMDKSTDPKTPHWFALRRIENSTTDENVFDSIEFPCGYSLSTIAVGHEIFVIPGTHIRSTNLLIFDTQSGKFRQGPSLLVKRQSNSVGLVGGKIYVIGGHREDKIPAQVFDLKTQTLEAAPIPEADGRFVWSCAASFSLDRKVCALISGRGMTCYDPRDGSCETPELPKDRWCKGGVCVIDNVLFVYFFRFGLMWYDSQLMLWRVVYGLDIGKAGCVAMAEYYGKLAFLWVNRSLLCPKSKEIWCRMIGFDRNESGIHGTAEPSQLLRIVPRDYNMSHCLSLG